Within the Arachis duranensis cultivar V14167 chromosome 10, aradu.V14167.gnm2.J7QH, whole genome shotgun sequence genome, the region catgatccatatccatcaccctcactggtgaatatttatgggggtgagctcatccgggtctttcacagtgcccggccacacttaggACATAGGGTCagaagagcttcgagtctcaacctagagcacgtggtggctagccactccTTCCTTctagggaaactctcatctccaacagtggaagtgcaacattcacaattcattcaacagcatatatgcatttatacttggcccatggcataacaagcacttccaccgccatcctccgcctctcacataatcatgcttgatcctcattgatcattcattttcccTTACTTCACTCGTAAGTTACCACATCTCCTAACTCCTTTtcccattgctaggcatatcataatgatttaagacataaatggtgagatcggaggcttagaagtatgagatttggcttttaaaactcaaaaatcaactttgggatgaaaacggGGCCaagcgtacgcgcactccacgcgcacgcgtggatgaccaCAAAACTCAtagacgcgtatgcgtcatgcacgctaacgcgtggattgaaaattagccaatcgacgcgcacgcgtcagccacgcgtatgcgtgggtactctcgtgccccaggcacaaatcTGGCACAGTTTTGGCACAACTTTCTGTAAAATGACttggcattgggtgcagcaaaTCGGCACGCCCgtgcacaccacgcgcacgcgtggatggcgtttttgagaagaacggcgcgtacgcgccaagtgcacctacgcgcggggggtcattctgctaaaaattttctaagttaaaagctgcagaattcacagattcaacccttaatcttccaacggacataactttctcattttaaatcgtttttcacccgttcttcgaacgacatggacatcccgaatccaatttcatttctaaataaatttggcacaaaacggagatccgtagtccaagatATGTctcatcaaagtatgcccaaaaaccatatttttcatacaaaaccacaaagtgccattttcaaaacaagccattttcaactcttttcaaaatcaatcaaaacatgccaatttcatcccttttctttgaaatcaatcaaaatatatcaaattcaacatcaagcctcttcaactcacacattgacactttaccacaattcaccaaaatcactatcccatcattttaacccacttcacccaagtggctcaaactcaaacacattgacgtatcatatactcttcctcatgccaattttcaacaacaccaattccaataaatcattattTTACACAATCAAtgtcatactcaccatcaacatggttcaatccacaattcaaccataaccaatcatcaagcatatatcacaacatgcatatgtctcatacatcataccatcaaggcatcaataatcatcatcacatatatgaccacatcatatatttcaaccatccaacaacatcaacaattcaatgcctatcttagggcctctagcctaagtatttcctaccacattacatattagatacgagaaaccgagaccataccttagccgattttccaagctcaatcggagcacttccaaaccacttttcctcaagctctcaaggccttaACACcttcaagaacagatttttcaccactaAGTCCCTTTttaagcttttcaatatcaacaatcaagctccaaaattcacacatacacaacctaagccacaatcatcatacccatacacaacatctcaatacccaaacatcatagaacaataaattacactagggttgagaatcttatcacacccaaggtccaaggagataagattaaccttctccttcaaaagagttgggtcctataacatcaaagagcccaaaatctcaacatttttgctcataaaactcgaaaacaaggctggaatttcgaagagcaaaatGTAGCTTACCTCaatattaattgtatgggttttgtagagctctccgcggtgaatgcgtggccgcaaatggagcggcaatcagagctctagatcaaaagttatggtggtttgatgattaagtgagagaaagaacttgagagagtgttcttccctccatgacCTCCATTTTCAATGTGTGAGTGtgtttaatgaggagagagaatgctgaaaactaggggtttggtttagttatgttgggccaagggcccactttgggtccggttggcccggtttggcccgttcggtccaatcttagtCCGatatctataaaattggtaccaaaattctcgtctcaatctcctctatcacatttagccacaaaaattacattttgggctttctagaataaattctcatttatgggttaattagccgttaattaatcGGGTCTTACAATTAGTGTCACAAACTATTAAGCATTGCTTGGAGTACTATGTTGTTGATGGATGTAGGAAAGGTAATGGTGTTGAGATAATTTCAAATGATAATTATTATGTGCCAACTGAAGTTGAGTATAGTGACAATGGTTTAATAAAAGTAGATGTTGAAAGTGAATCAGAGCCATATAGTGAGGAGGATAGATTTGATGATAGTGCCGATGATGGAGATCACGAGGATTATTTTGGTTTTGaagttgaaaatgaaaatgatggTGGAGCTTCAAATACTTTTGAGGGGTTCAATGGCTCGTTAAATCAAGATGATAATGGTCAAGCTGCTGGGGATGATCATGTTTTTCATGATGCTGCTGTTGGTGACGATATTGAAGTTGGAGAAATTTCTGAGGGttacaaaattgaaaatattgataGCTGTGGGGGAGATTCGgatgatataattaaaaagagaagGTACCCTAAATATAATGAGGTTGAGATGAGCAGAGACTATGACTTTAAAGTGAGGTTGGAATTCAAGTCACTCACTCAGTTTAAGAATGTAAATAGAgagcatgttttgttgaatggAAGGGATATTAGGAATGTCAAGAATGATAAGGTGAGATGTAGAGTGGGTTATAGAAGGAAGAAAGGAAAGTGTAAATGGATGACATTTGCATCCAAGGTTGGTGATTCTGATTACATTCGGCTGAAGACTCTGAATAAAAAGTACACTTGTGGATGAAATTACAGTGGTAGACTTGCATCAAGTAGTTGGGTGTCACATAAGATTGTTACCAACATTAGTAGaggagaagagatgaagattgcAATAGTGATTCAGACTATTCAAGCGGACAAACACATGGCTAATATTTCAGTTACAAAGACTTATTGAGTgaggaaaaagatgaagaaaaaagtACATGGCAGGGACATTCTGTAATATGCCAAGCTAAGAGATTATTGTACAGAGATTATGAGGACAAATTTCGGATCTAGTACTCAGATTTTGGTTGACAGACCTTCAATTACTCACCAGCCAAAATTTTGGAGGATATACATGTGCCTTGATGCTGTGAAGCAAGGATTCTTAGCTAGTTGTAGGCCTATTATAGGGATAGATGGTTGTCACTTGAAGGGTGATCATGGTCAACAATTTTTTGTGGTTGTTGGAAGAGATCCAAACGATAACTATTTTTCAATTGATGTTGTTACTGTAGAGGCTGAGTCCAGAGACTAGGGGTGTACATGGGTCGAGCCATACCGAGTTTGGCTTAACCCAGACCCGGTCCGAAATATAGATCGGGCCTAATGTTTGTACCCTAACCCGATCCTTTACCCGATGAAACCTACGCACATTCTGGCCGGGTGAAAACTGGGTAAAAATCAGGTGAAAACCGGGTCTTTAGCATGTAAAAATCACCTAATCTCCAACCTTTATttcacaattcacatagtaaaatttacttaaaaaaatataacaagaaccaactcttctctaaaattaaagtataaccataatcaatactaatattgtctaacaccaaatatttaaatcaatacaaataacacaatattatgcattagtgtAAAGTCTTatacattttaaacataaaacattaacttataatcCTATAAATGACTAATagcacaaaatattaaggtttacaatatttaaattccaTATAAGAATAGCCATTATccaacataaaatattaattgtgtatgatgaccgggccatCGGGCCGAGTTCGGGTGACCCGAGTTATGGCtcggacccgacccgaaataatgaccgggtctatcTTTGAGACCCTTATCcgaccctagacccgatgaaatcacacTAAATTAGCACCTAAAGTGTTCGGAGCTGGACTGGGTCTTCGGGTCGGGACAGACCATGTACACCCCTACCAGAAACAGTTGGAATTGgtttattaacttattattgGATGATATTGGTCATATCAGTAGAAAGAAGTAGGTATTTATGTCCGATCAACAAAAGATTAACACTCTTAACCTGTTGTTATGTCTTTCATACTTGTGTATTATGTGAGATTTGTGTAATGTTGTATTTATGtttatgttcttttatattttttgtttatattgtgGACATTTGGTTTAAAGGACCATTATTTAAGGACTATTTAGACATGTGGCATATTATATAGTCACTGATTTTGTATAACTTATGGACAtgtgatttaaaattaaagattgaattcaaaaatttttaactgTGTTTATTGTTATATTCAAACAAAAGACATTAAGGTAAAATTTAATCAAACTAAACATAATTAATCGTAATTGGATTGAAgttgtataattttttacattAGAATAATACCTTAAACAATACAAGTAACTTTAAACCCTTACAAACTACATTGTAATTACTAGGACTATCAAAAACATATATAGCATATATAGCATTTTGcattgattttttatattgtcTTTCAATCTCTCAAATTGTTCTTGAACATTATTTAACTCATCACAAAATCTACCCACACAAGCATCTATTTGTCCAGCTTCCACAATCAATCTCTCTATCTCCATACTTAGTTCtctttatctttctttcttgtgcATCTAATTTTCTCATTTCATCCTCTAACTTACCAAAATCTTATGTTCCCACAACTCCAACCGCAACAGCCAACAAACACGCTTTCTCTTCTTGTTGCATCACCTTCATTAACctattcaaaaaatttgcatATTCTATTAGGgtaagaaataaattttttattatgattttttgttgtttcaaaAGTTTGAAGAATTAGAATGTCACTACAAAATCAGTAAACCCTCatatcctttttttcttttgtcaccTATTTTTCGAACCGTCGTTATTATCATCAATCCACAcaaaagaaattatattttgacaTCCTCCCACAAGTAGCATACCTCCTATCATAGTTAGACACAGCCGATGAAAGGAGCACAATTAGTGCTTCTCCTTAGAAACACATGTATCTTCTTTTTTTGGAGTTAGAGTTCTTCGAAACACAACTTTTCGTAAAGAGAATAAAAGAGGTTCATGGACTTTGATCCATATTCGTATAATTGTATTCCTATTCCTATGTGTGTGTAGAAATCTTagagaaagtaaaagagaaaaaccGAAAAGAGAACAAATCTCAAAGAAATATGAATCTATTATAGGTGAAAGTCAAAGGTATATAAGTAATTTCACAATTTACCAACGTTTTTTTAACGTTTAACGTTAAAagagactaaattaaaaaaatatttatagtataagaatctaattaaaaaaaatataaaaatttagttaaaaattcgATAAAACTATAAGGATCtgcaaataattaaaccttaaatttttaggattacaaatatacaatatataattGGTATATCCAAAACCCTAAAGGCAtacaaccaaaattcaaaatttgtgcatgaaaattacaaaatttacacATCCAAAACTGTAAGGGAGAAATATTATGGAAATAATACTTaagtaaataaatgaaaaattgattaatgttaattaaaatattcgacaaaaataagaaaaaacgttggtcatttatgatttttttaataaatatacacatttaaaaatgttagtttaacaattaaaacagtaaattactaaaaatatctCCTCAAAATTTAATTGttgatacaaatattttttaaacaaatttaaatataaaaatacctttaaaaaatatacaaattaaatgcGATAAAAACACTTTGATATAAAATAAACTCATCTACGTCGTTATTTCATGCTGAaataaattttcatgtttttatttttatttttttaaaatattttgtcatAAATattattcacataaaaatatttttatataaagttaataactaaaaatattaaataatttaacttatttaaataaattacttGATATAACATTATTGACGTCTCGTGTAtcattttcttataaaaatatttgaataaacaTCTAAATTAATCTCCAaaacattttatatatttttattcattagaACTCATCGATAATTGCTTTTGCTGTATAGATTGGttttttttatcacttttaattaaatttttaatatgattttaGTTACTGAAAGAGCAAAATTTTTCGGCTTAGAATTTCTTTTCGGTTAGAGAAAATAATTTCGTTGAACGTATAGTTTTAAATCGATAAGTAatgctcaatcaaagtttagattttggttgtcataagtccaacttaataaaaataaccgagagtattaattTCGAATTGTTCTTCCCAAAAATTACAATCAAATActcaattattggttatgagatgcaagggttgggttgataaaaacaagaaattaaaatggcaagaaatataaaacaaGCAACTAAAAAAGCAAGTAATAGAGACATTCATGGTAAGAATTGAACATATAgactttctatcctagtcattaatcatcatacaatgattaaaaatagttaATCCTATTAAGTCATCTTCAACATAAGAAGGTATAATGTTATCTTCACattgagagaaagtcaaataagactagttaatctcaatccaaaagtcctaatcaacttactaattaaattagcaagagattagagttAATGAAAACAATATTAACAAACAACTCTAGATTACCAATATGagttgggtattaatgactcaagattgcctaatttatcttttcaagtcaagaatgctcaaaaaatTACTCTAACATTCAACCAggtattttgtcaaacacttggaagacataaaataaaagcatggtaaaattgtaaggaaaaataaaatctaccactacccaatgcaagaaattaacaataacaagtcaaagaagcaagaaaagaacataaaatctcaaattgcattaaatgaaattaaaatcaacaaaagtgttcataaactaaaaagaggcataaaagaaaaattaacaagagggactaagaaaattaaaacaaatcaataaggaaaagtaaatgaaactaaaccaaaacaaataattaaacctaaatctaagatgaaagtaaactaagaaccctaatttctagagagaagagagagcttctctctctagaactaACCTAAGGCATGCTTCCTACACTAACTAATTGCTCTTCCTTTGTCCAATCTTGAATTCTGCAACAAATAACCtcataaatgagttggatttggacctggaaagctcagaaatcgcccccagtatattcactttaatgaggtcacgtgatcagcgtcacgcgtgcgcatcgcctTGCAAATTCCCTCCTCACACGTGCGTGTGGGtgacgcgtgtgcgtcgctGGCAGATCTCctctcacgcgtacgcatggatgacGCATGCGCGTGGCCTTGACTTCTCCAaatgctcatttcttcatgaattctccaacTTGTatacttttctcttcacttcttccatccaatacttggcTTATGAATCTGAaataactcaacaaacatatcaaggctcgaatgaaattaaagtgaattaaaattggcaaatttaaggcctaaaaagcatattttcactTTTAAGCACAAATTTAGAGAGAATTACaagcatgctatttcattgaataaatgtgagataagttaataaaatttccgaaattaaacacaaaataaaccaaaaaattaGAGTTTATAAGTTACATAAgttcttaataaattttattataagataattagatctctaaaaaaatatattattataaaacaaattagtccctttaaaataacaaaaaaccaaTATGTCCAACTAGAAAAATTCTCAAAGATTTATAgagaataaatattattatttgaaaactaatttagatgtttatttaaaatatttttagaatttaattttagtatattattaatataaaaaattttatatgtatatttaattatgcTTTAcgtcaaaaaataattatgttttatatttatcgCATTAaagacagaaaaataaatatgattagaaaacagtataatattttttagtgtcaaaattaatctcataattttttataccaATAACTAACAAGTTAATATTCAAAATGACTCTTAAAATTTGATCCGACTCAATTTGGCGCTCTAATTTTTAATGACCTAATTTATACCTTAAAACTTTAAAGCATGACTTAAACTGATCCTTTTCATCTATTTTCGTCACCAGAAAAATGACATAACACGCTTCAAACCTTTTTTAAAGTGTCATCTTCAATTAGGTTACTCTCTTATCTTCTCCTTCTATtaattcattattctttcaatttGTGAATTCAATTATATGCGGATATAATGGCACTTTTCACAAAATTGAAACCGGTAGTAATGATGGACTATGATAGAATTATGCCTCAACTTCAGCAATATATCTCTCACCTTTTTCAACTCATTCACAAAAATCCCAAATTTTTTAGCATATTAGGGTAATGGTTATACAAGACATGATTTACTTGATTCATCTACTTAAATTTGTTAAATATGTTAAATCAAGTTTCAACAATGAAATTTCATTGCTCTTTGTTAATCTTTAATATGAACCtctaaacatttttattttaatattcttttcttttgttatattttagtcaaattcataaatcaatcaataataaaattaacagaAATAACATCAATGAAtcaactattaaaaataatatagaatatcagaataattaaaagaaagtttatttattaattgttgttacAGCGATAAAATCAAACAGTACAGACAGATAAGTTGTATAGTACAAGCAGCAACACCCATAAACGACGAGCAATAACAACTATGCGCAACTCGAACACTCAGTAATGGAAGGAGATACGGCAACACAAGCAGCTAAGGCGAGCAGAAATGGAGGACAAAGACGATTTTCGCGAGCAAACAAGGCGTTAGATGCAGTGATAGTGGATAACCATGACATGTTGCAGGAACTTGAAACACACAACTCGAGACCTCGAGCACGCACCGGCAGAGGCACGGCGAGACAGAAGCAGTTAAGCACAGACGAAAGAGAGCAGCGACATGCAAGTACACAACGACGCGGAGGATTTGGCATGAGGCTTGGCAAAGGCGGCGATGTGTATTGACGGTGAATGGAGGTGGACCGAACTGCTGAAGTGAGTTATGATGGTGTAATGGTATCTGAAAATGAGTAGTAAATTTCTAATTGTCTGTGAGAGACTGAGAGTAAAAGAAATTGAAGTGTAGTAAACAtgcttcaaaattaataaaaaattgaactaaatatcaataaaacgtaacatattattttttcaatgataaaaataaatgaaagaattaacttaattaataccttaaaaatttaaaatataaattaaattgatttaaaagtgaaaaaaaatttaaattaaaaatcgaattttaaaaactattttgagTATGAACTCAATAACTAGTTTTGTCATTTCCAACTCTACAAGTACCACAAGTCCGACAAATGCCGTAGCCACGCACTGATGCACACATGGAACTCTTCACCGACGTTGAACTACTACAGAATAATTATCCTATCAACCAAACATCTTTTATCACATTCTTTTGAGCTAATATCCAAACGTGCCCGTTGTTGTTGCTACTTACTTGGCTATACATCTCCTCATATACATTGTCGTTAGTATGGCGGTGCCGGTAGGGTTATTACTGTCATTCCAGGTTgaaaatataatatatgatcaccataaaaaaaaattaaagaaatgaaGATAGATTGATTGAGACATCTTAGGTGGAGCGCAGGGATATTTGTCAGTGAGACACAATTCCTTCTCTTCTAGACTTTTACTTCTTCCTTCACATTCCACAATACaataaaatacaatacaaattcATCACCACACTCACCAAATATaaccttctctttttcaaaatgcaAGACTCACCTTCCACCGCCCCCGCTGGTGGCAGGTTTTTCGGCGGAGGAGTCGGAGACAGGAGGCTCAGGCCTCACAACCAGCACCAGGAACCGTTGAAGTGCCCTCGCTGTGATTCGCTCAACACTAAGTTCTGCTATTACAACAACTACAACCTCTCTCAGCCGCGCCACTTCTGCAAGAACTGTCGCCGCTACTGGACCAACGGCGGCGTCCTCCGTAACGTCCCCGTCGGCGGAGGTTGTCGGAAATCCAAATCCAAGCGCTCCAACGCGAAGTCCAAgaaaagcaacaacaacaactgcTCCTCCTCTTTGGAAGCCGCTCCGGAAACAACAACACCGCAACCGCAATTGCCGGAGGGAAATTCGAACTCGAACTCGAACTCTGGCAGCGAAAGCTCCAGCCTCACCGCCATCGCCACTAGCTCCGCCACCACGGAGGCGGCGTCTGCGGCGACGTCAAACGCTGCGTTGAGCAAGAATCCGGTCCCCGACGAGAACGTGAATAACTCTAACTTCACTGATGGCGGTGGTTATTACGGTGGCTTCTCTGACATAGGAACATTCACGAGCCTTATGAGTTCAGCAAACGAAACGATGTCGTTTGGTTTTGAAAACAATGTTAACGTTCTCGATGCGACGTCGTTTCGTTTCGGTAACGATGATGGCGGGTGGCTGCAGCAGAAAGTTATCGGAAATGGAAGCGACGATCGgcgtaataataataataataataatcaggAGTTTGCAACGGAGCCGTTGATGCTGGATCAGACGGGTCCTGTTGAGTTGTCGTCGCTGCAGAATGGGAAAGTTGGCAACGGAGGATGTGGACCGTTGGATTGGCATGCAGCTGGTGGTGATGGTTCTGATCATGATCATGATTTGTTTGATCTTACTAGCGCCGTTGATCAGAGTTACTGGACCCACACTCACTGGTCTGATCAAGATAACAGTCCAAATCTCTTTCATCTTCCTTGAAATCCCTGAAGGAATAAGGAATTCctcttttacctttttttttgggagttttatacttttaataGGAGGTCAATTACTCAATTTGGTTTGGGCTTGACCTTAATTACTAAGGAGCTTGAGTAACTAACTTTATTATTTTGCTTGTTTTATGTTTTGATTGATATACATTGGTAAATTGTGTGTTCGGTTACCTTGATATTGTTGGAATGGGGTATAGTATATTATTGGAGTCTTCTTCTTTTGGTGAGTTTTGAAAATGAGATACCACTACTAGATTATTCATGCTATTAGTTAGTATATGCCACGTCATGACATTTGTTGATATAATGAATGAAGATAATTATTTGTGGACATGGTTGCGCTTGTTAAGAATTAAGGCTAACAGTTGATCAATTAATGGGTGATGAAGTAGCTAGATTGGTAGTTTGGTACTGTTTGTTCAAATGAAAAATGGGGTTTAAAGAGCTTGGAAATGTTACCTTCAACGACTTGTAGAAGCTGTGTATATAAGATAATTaatgtaaataatttttagtgttttgAAAATGTATGGAGTGATCTCAAAAATTTAGACTTGGCCACTTCATGAGTCCCGCTTATGGTTACGGGTTCAAATTCCATTCCCCCAAAGTGGTTAAGTTCAAATCATGACACGCGGAGCTGAGTCAGGACTCGGGAGGAGTTGAAGAGAGTCACCATGTGTAATGTAATGGTCCTGGTGGGTAAggtggatgatgatgatgatgacataATGTCCCTTGAATGTGACATAGTGCCATGGATGATGATGGATCAGGACCATCATCGACAATGTTTGGGCCTCAGCCTCAGAGGCCAGAACCATACAATACTATACTTTCTGTGTAGACTTGTATGATGAAACTTGACAGACTTCCCATCCTTAAATTAACTTGAGGGTAGTTTACACTAGTAAACTAAATAGGGTTTAAAATTACGTAAATATCTTAAACCAAATTTTATTATACGCCTGTTGtagaatatttttatgtaaagatttgatttaattataataGTAATAAATCGAATAAATTAGATTcgacttattatatatatgctgTAGAATAAATTggatctaatttaatttactattGATTCTATTTACTATTTATACAGTTTATTATTGACATTTGGATATTAACTTTAAAACTTATACATTACTTCTAATTTAAACTTGAATTTTTCAGAGCATGTGGTCAAAGTATAAGTTCTACACTTAATTTCATAAATGAAAtgataattaattgatataatgttttaattattttttaaattaaattacatattgTATAAATGTAGTTGGttattttatattgtataaCTATTCGTTAtttctaattttgaaaaattttaaattttaactccTATGCTATTTTGAAAggctatattttatattaattttttaacattaaataaagtctcggtaataattttttagatgcTAATGAATCAAAGaatgatttttaataaatttttagaaatcgtTTATTATTCCGTTTTAAATTCACAAGTTTATAAAAAATGTAGATTTTCTtaaatttgaactaaaacataaaagttgaatttttattcttattcgttttgatttttttgatattttatttgaattcaaattggAGATATTTTCTTATTgacatttatgttttaaaataaaataaacaaatacgttaaaagtaaaaaatgttTCAATTTATTATATAGAATAAATGACTATTTGTACCAATGAAAGATGAAAACGCTGACATATGTACCCA harbors:
- the LOC107470999 gene encoding dof zinc finger protein DOF5.4, which translates into the protein MQDSPSTAPAGGRFFGGGVGDRRLRPHNQHQEPLKCPRCDSLNTKFCYYNNYNLSQPRHFCKNCRRYWTNGGVLRNVPVGGGCRKSKSKRSNAKSKKSNNNNCSSSLEAAPETTTPQPQLPEGNSNSNSNSGSESSSLTAIATSSATTEAASAATSNAALSKNPVPDENVNNSNFTDGGGYYGGFSDIGTFTSLMSSANETMSFGFENNVNVLDATSFRFGNDDGGWLQQKVIGNGSDDRRNNNNNNNQEFATEPLMLDQTGPVELSSLQNGKVGNGGCGPLDWHAAGGDGSDHDHDLFDLTSAVDQSYWTHTHWSDQDNSPNLFHLP